In a genomic window of Vicinamibacterales bacterium:
- a CDS encoding sugar phosphate isomerase/epimerase family protein → MTRREFVTRALAASAMMPAIARAHTTNPIPVRVGMTDWNLGQRGDITKIALAREIGLDGIQVSVQYPTDGKTPTLRDAKTQADFKRAALDNGIQICSLAIGNPGKARLPMHTNPAFAILLVEAVEIAHNLGTNNILLPILGDSHIDVTNQAQVEGFVVMMKEVARYAEKYGVVVALEDWISAEDNIRIVDAIGSEYVGVYYDCHNIVPRVKDIYAEPKLLGKRIHQIHVKNANMLLSEPGGRVDWPRMAQEFHDIGYRGWYVLETGSPSKDIVADTRANIEYVKKTFRMPASPA, encoded by the coding sequence ATGACCCGCCGCGAATTCGTCACGCGAGCGCTCGCCGCGTCCGCGATGATGCCCGCGATCGCGCGGGCACACACCACCAACCCGATCCCGGTGCGCGTCGGCATGACCGACTGGAACCTCGGCCAGCGCGGCGACATCACGAAGATCGCGCTGGCGCGCGAGATTGGCCTCGACGGCATCCAGGTCAGCGTGCAGTACCCGACCGACGGGAAGACGCCAACGCTGCGCGATGCGAAGACGCAGGCGGATTTCAAGCGCGCGGCGCTCGACAACGGCATTCAGATCTGCTCGCTCGCCATCGGCAACCCGGGGAAGGCACGGCTGCCGATGCACACCAATCCCGCCTTCGCCATCCTGCTCGTCGAGGCGGTCGAGATCGCCCACAATCTCGGCACCAACAACATCCTGCTGCCGATCCTCGGGGACAGCCACATCGACGTGACGAATCAGGCACAGGTCGAGGGATTCGTCGTGATGATGAAGGAGGTCGCACGCTACGCCGAGAAGTACGGCGTGGTCGTGGCGCTCGAGGACTGGATCTCGGCCGAGGACAACATCAGGATCGTGGATGCGATCGGATCCGAGTATGTCGGCGTCTACTACGACTGCCACAACATCGTGCCGCGCGTGAAGGACATCTACGCCGAGCCGAAGCTGCTCGGGAAGCGCATCCACCAGATTCACGTGAAGAATGCCAACATGCTGCTGTCCGAGCCTGGCGGCCGGGTCGACTGGCCGCGGATGGCGCAGGAGTTCCACGACATCGGCTACCGCGGGTGGTACGTCCTCGAAACCGGTTCGCCCTCGAAGGACATCGTCGCCGACACGCGCGCCAACATCGAATACGTGAAGAAGACGTTCCGCATGCCGGCGAGTCCCGCGTGA